In the Deltaproteobacteria bacterium genome, one interval contains:
- a CDS encoding (Fe-S)-binding protein, with protein MEALDLNTLPQIRKESRFADLLTETHANICFTCGTCSGGCPLTYMECLKDQNMDCRKAIRMILLGMEQELIDSKWVWSCSACYRCVYGCPMGVHLTDLWYRAKSLRPRDKVPGVLQKGVDNNVETGNNMRIPEEDYLMLLEELGEELAEEECPGFVTPIDKEGAEYLFFENSKEVYAEPDDMKWWWKIFYAAKASWTTVSKNWESVDWGIFTCDFPASKEFARRRVEHMKNLNIKTMILPDCGGSSWGTRYNLEKYFKHEFGPETGRNYVYLFDVLLKFLREGRIKVDKSVHAGRIVTYHDSCKHGRAARLTFGDDRFEEAREILSYCIDMENFVEMPHNRMDAYCCGAGAGNWPGPYEDVRTEHGWFKAQDIIATGADLVICACSNCRDNIMKNIKKKFNLDYEVKYIWELIADSLIIETEEE; from the coding sequence ATGGAAGCCCTGGATCTGAATACTCTACCGCAGATAAGAAAAGAAAGCCGGTTCGCAGATCTGCTGACCGAAACCCACGCCAATATCTGTTTTACCTGCGGCACCTGCTCCGGCGGTTGCCCCCTGACCTATATGGAATGTTTGAAAGACCAGAATATGGACTGCCGCAAGGCGATTCGCATGATTCTGTTGGGCATGGAGCAGGAGCTGATTGACTCCAAGTGGGTGTGGTCTTGTTCCGCCTGCTATCGCTGTGTTTACGGCTGTCCCATGGGGGTGCATCTCACCGACCTCTGGTATCGGGCCAAATCCTTGCGGCCCCGCGACAAGGTGCCCGGCGTCCTGCAAAAAGGCGTGGACAACAACGTGGAAACCGGTAATAACATGAGAATTCCGGAAGAAGATTATCTCATGTTGCTGGAGGAACTGGGAGAGGAATTGGCAGAGGAAGAATGCCCCGGCTTTGTTACCCCGATTGATAAAGAGGGCGCCGAGTATCTGTTCTTTGAAAACTCCAAGGAAGTCTATGCCGAACCCGATGACATGAAATGGTGGTGGAAGATCTTCTACGCGGCCAAGGCCAGTTGGACGACGGTCTCCAAGAACTGGGAGTCGGTGGATTGGGGGATTTTCACCTGCGACTTCCCTGCCAGCAAAGAGTTCGCCCGGCGGCGGGTGGAACATATGAAGAATCTCAACATCAAGACCATGATTCTGCCCGATTGCGGCGGCTCTTCTTGGGGCACCCGCTACAATCTGGAGAAATATTTCAAACATGAATTCGGCCCGGAAACCGGCCGCAATTATGTCTATCTGTTCGACGTGCTCCTGAAGTTCCTGAGGGAAGGACGTATTAAAGTCGATAAATCGGTCCATGCGGGTCGTATTGTCACTTATCATGACTCTTGCAAGCATGGCCGGGCCGCCCGGCTTACCTTTGGGGACGATCGCTTTGAAGAAGCCCGGGAAATCCTCTCTTATTGCATTGACATGGAAAATTTCGTGGAAATGCCCCATAACCGGATGGATGCCTATTGCTGCGGGGCCGGAGCCGGCAACTGGCCCGGGCCTTATGAGGATGTGCGGACCGAACACGGCTGGTTCAAGGCTCAAGATATCATCGCTACGGGAGCCGATCTGGTGATCTGCGCCTGTTCCAATTGCCGGGACAACATTATGAAAAACATCAAGAAAAAATTCAACCTGGATTATGAAGTCAAGTACATTTGGGAATTGATTGCTGATTCACTGATCATCGAGACTGAAGAAGAGTGA
- a CDS encoding site-specific DNA-methyltransferase, with protein sequence MLFEGDCRKLLAQIPDNAIKLVATSPPYNLGKPYENRLDLDDYLAQQRQVISESVRVLAERGNICWQVGNYVAQGEIIPLDIVLYPIFQSLGLHLRNRIVWHFGHGLHAAKRFSGRYEVILWFTKGQDYTFDLDVVRVPQKYPRKKYFKGPKRGELSGHPLGKNPGDVWDIPNVKANHVEKTSHPCQFPVELIERLVLALTKPGDWVLDPFMGVGTTAIAALMHQRRAMGAELVPEYCEIARRRIRRAEAGVLRIRPRARAVYDPENPRGLVPPQLVQLKSGPSQS encoded by the coding sequence ATCCTATTCGAGGGTGATTGCCGCAAGCTGCTGGCCCAGATCCCGGATAATGCGATTAAGTTGGTGGCGACCTCGCCGCCCTATAATCTGGGCAAGCCCTATGAAAATCGCCTTGACCTGGATGACTACCTGGCCCAGCAGCGGCAGGTAATCAGCGAATCTGTCCGGGTGCTGGCGGAGCGCGGCAACATCTGCTGGCAGGTGGGCAATTACGTGGCCCAAGGGGAGATCATTCCCCTGGACATCGTACTGTATCCTATTTTCCAATCCCTCGGTTTACACTTGCGGAACCGGATCGTCTGGCACTTCGGGCATGGTTTGCACGCGGCCAAACGTTTCTCAGGGCGCTATGAAGTCATTCTGTGGTTCACCAAAGGGCAGGATTACACTTTTGATCTGGATGTGGTGCGGGTACCCCAGAAGTATCCGCGCAAAAAGTATTTCAAAGGCCCCAAGCGGGGGGAGTTGTCCGGTCATCCCCTGGGGAAAAACCCGGGCGACGTCTGGGACATTCCTAACGTTAAAGCCAATCACGTGGAGAAGACCAGTCACCCCTGCCAGTTTCCGGTGGAATTGATCGAGCGCCTGGTGCTGGCCCTGACCAAGCCCGGCGACTGGGTGCTGGACCCGTTTATGGGCGTGGGGACTACTGCCATTGCTGCCCTGATGCATCAGCGGCGGGCGATGGGAGCCGAACTGGTGCCCGAGTACTGCGAAATTGCCCGGCGGCGTATCCGTCGGGCCGAAGCCGGAGTCTTGCGCATCCGCCCCAGAGCGCGGGCGGTTTATGACCCAGAAAACCCGCGGGGCCTGGTCCCGCCGCAATTGGTTCAACTAAAGTCAGGTCCTAGCCAATCTTGA
- the asnS gene encoding asparagine--tRNA ligase produces MTTPENFAYIAHLSQRQGQSVTIRGWLYNKRSSGKVRFLLIRDGTGIVQGVMVKGHLPEGEFEQFDLLTQESSLMVQGQVRAEARAPGGYELEVTSLQPLHIAAEYPISPKEHGVAFLLEHRHLWLRSPRQQAILRVRDEVIRACRDFFADKGFVLIDTPIFTPAACEGTTTLFQTDYFDQRKAYLSQSGQLYLEAAAMALGKVYCLGPTFRAEKSKTRRHLTEFWMLETEVAFAELDDIMALAEALIGYLVSRVLDRRQAEFQILERPLEPLRAVQAPFPQLSYAEARQRLEEAGHQLPWGQDLGGADETRLSEMYDRPVMVHRYPRACKAFYMKADPADPRLALCIDILAPEGYGEIIGGSQREDDLETLINRLQEYQLPRQPFEWYLDLRRYGSVPHSGFGLGIERLVSWLCGLKHVREAIPFPRLLDRIYP; encoded by the coding sequence ATGACCACTCCGGAAAACTTTGCCTATATCGCACATTTATCCCAGCGGCAGGGCCAGTCGGTCACCATCCGCGGCTGGCTTTATAATAAACGTTCCAGTGGCAAGGTGCGATTCCTGTTAATCCGGGACGGCACCGGGATCGTCCAGGGGGTCATGGTCAAAGGCCACCTTCCAGAGGGGGAATTCGAGCAGTTCGATCTGCTTACCCAGGAATCCTCACTGATGGTGCAAGGCCAGGTCCGGGCCGAAGCCCGCGCCCCCGGAGGTTATGAACTGGAGGTGACCAGCCTGCAACCCCTCCACATTGCTGCTGAGTATCCGATTTCCCCCAAGGAACACGGGGTTGCCTTTCTCCTGGAACATCGCCATCTGTGGCTGCGGTCTCCCCGCCAGCAAGCCATCCTGCGCGTCCGGGATGAAGTAATCCGGGCCTGTCGGGATTTTTTTGCGGATAAGGGATTTGTTCTCATTGATACTCCCATATTTACTCCGGCGGCCTGTGAGGGGACCACTACCCTGTTTCAGACCGATTATTTTGATCAGCGCAAGGCTTATCTGTCCCAGAGCGGCCAACTCTATCTGGAGGCCGCAGCCATGGCGCTGGGGAAAGTGTATTGTTTGGGGCCGACCTTTCGGGCGGAAAAGTCCAAAACCCGCCGGCACTTAACCGAATTCTGGATGTTGGAGACCGAGGTCGCCTTTGCCGAACTGGATGATATCATGGCCTTAGCCGAAGCGCTCATCGGTTACCTAGTATCTCGGGTGTTAGACCGCCGCCAGGCCGAATTCCAGATCCTGGAACGGCCCCTGGAGCCGTTGCGGGCCGTGCAAGCCCCATTTCCCCAGTTGAGCTATGCCGAGGCCCGTCAGCGTCTGGAGGAAGCCGGCCACCAACTGCCGTGGGGACAGGATCTGGGCGGCGCCGACGAAACCAGGCTTTCGGAAATGTATGATCGACCGGTCATGGTGCATCGTTACCCGCGGGCTTGCAAGGCCTTTTATATGAAGGCGGATCCGGCCGATCCCCGCCTGGCCTTGTGTATCGATATCCTGGCCCCTGAAGGTTATGGGGAAATCATCGGCGGTTCCCAGCGCGAGGATGATCTGGAGACGTTGATCAATCGGCTGCAGGAATATCAATTGCCCCGGCAGCCTTTTGAGTGGTATCTGGACCTGCGGCGCTACGGCAGCGTGCCCCATAGCGGCTTCGGGCTGGGGATCGAACGGCTGGTATCCTGGCTCTGCGGCCTGAAACACGTCCGAGAGGCCATTCCCTTTCCGCGTTTGCTGGATCGCATTTATCCCTGA
- a CDS encoding SurA N-terminal domain-containing protein: MKISSRFIILLVLFLALVGPAPAEIVDRIVAQVNGEIITLSDVEQSIKFMRSNPQTGGRIQDNEATRRQMLDVLIDRKLAKEEANRLGITIPDNEVAQALEAIKKKNNLPDDEALAQALAKEGMTLDQLRQQITEQMQQERLIQYTVKGKVRVSEDKIREYYDNVYRQGGSQVHLKLIVLPYPPGATETQKAETRALAEKILQECRQGASFESLARQYSKGPNAANGGDLGYVDRADIDPNIYALIERLCPGEYAPIESPQGFHLFKLVNRRAGRSKSFAEVKPEIERILLREQMAKKFSEWLKTLRDKAHIKILY, translated from the coding sequence ATGAAGATATCGAGCCGATTTATAATCCTGTTGGTTTTATTTCTGGCTTTGGTTGGTCCGGCCCCGGCCGAGATCGTCGACCGCATCGTGGCCCAGGTCAACGGTGAGATTATTACCCTCTCCGATGTGGAGCAGAGTATTAAATTCATGCGGTCCAACCCTCAGACCGGGGGTCGCATCCAGGATAATGAGGCTACCCGGCGCCAGATGCTGGATGTCCTGATTGATCGCAAACTGGCCAAGGAGGAGGCCAACCGTTTGGGCATTACCATTCCGGATAATGAAGTAGCTCAGGCTTTAGAGGCAATCAAAAAAAAGAATAACCTTCCTGATGATGAAGCTCTGGCGCAGGCTCTGGCCAAGGAGGGGATGACCCTGGACCAGTTGCGCCAGCAGATTACTGAACAGATGCAACAAGAACGCCTCATCCAGTATACGGTTAAGGGTAAGGTTAGGGTCAGTGAGGATAAAATCAGGGAATATTACGATAACGTTTACCGCCAGGGAGGCAGTCAGGTTCATTTAAAGTTGATCGTCTTACCATATCCGCCTGGTGCTACTGAGACCCAGAAGGCAGAAACCCGAGCTCTGGCCGAAAAAATTCTACAGGAATGCCGTCAAGGGGCGTCCTTTGAAAGCCTGGCCCGGCAATATTCCAAAGGTCCTAATGCCGCCAATGGCGGCGATCTGGGATATGTTGATCGCGCTGATATTGATCCTAATATCTATGCCTTAATTGAGCGCCTCTGCCCGGGTGAGTATGCTCCGATCGAATCCCCCCAGGGGTTCCATCTGTTTAAACTGGTGAATCGCCGCGCGGGCCGAAGCAAAAGTTTTGCAGAGGTTAAACCAGAGATTGAGCGGATTCTGCTAAGAGAGCAGATGGCCAAAAAATTCTCGGAATGGCTCAAAACCCTGCGCGACAAGGCTCACATTAAAATCCTTTATTAG